From the genome of Brassica oleracea var. oleracea cultivar TO1000 chromosome C4, BOL, whole genome shotgun sequence:
AGAAGTCTCTTAAGGTGTGTAACCCAAAAGGTGAAGGCGTGTTTGGGAATATGTCCTTTGTACCATATAGCCTTTGCCCATCGCTGAGAAGGAGCTGCAGGACGGAACTTTTCTCACGTAAGTTTTATTGAGAACGAAGTGGTAGGAGATCCCTTAATAGACCACACGTACGGGTCAGAGCCTCTATTACTCGATGGCGCAGTTATAGTTAGTAATGTGTTCCTAACTTCCGCAAGAGCAGGGTTCCTGGTCAGAAGAGAAGGAATGATCCATCCATCAGGGGAAGAGCCCGCAGCTATTGGATATTATGTTCGCAAGTGTTTTGTTCATATATAAACCCTAATTAGGTAAACTGGTTTGACGGTGCCGTTTATTAGTTGGAAAATATTACGACCATTTAAATTAGGAAGACGTGAGTTCTTTGGAAAATCAACTGCTAATATCTTTGACCACACAACAAACAAAAGATTTTGTAATTTGTACTATCATACTATTATGTAATTCAGCAATCAACAGTACAGATGTTGTGGTTACAATCCTTCCTAGCTACTTCATTAGGTTTGAAAAACTTTTTCTAACAACGTATCAAACGTTAATTTATTTTAAAACTCTTTTAATGAATACTTTGTCATTAGGATTTACACAAATGAAAATGGAGGGATTCCAAATGATGAATCGATGAAATAATAATGAGAGAAGATGATACAAACATGATCATTAATCTTATCTTACAAGCATCTCATATCTCAGTTCTCAGTTTTTTTCTTATCAACCGGATATTATAAATTAAATCACACTGTAAACGGGCCTTTTACGCCACACAACCTTTGTATACCAAACATATATATCTACAAAGAAGAAACACCTAATCCGCAACACACTTGAAAAATGACCTCACTAATGAGCACCCTTCTCCTATTACAATGTGTATCTACACTAGTCTTCACTACCATCTCAACACCACCTGATGATCCTGTCAAGTGTGTGTCTGGAAACTCTGACTGTACAGTCACAAACTCATATGGAGCCTTTCCAGATAGATCCACGTGTCGAGCCGCAGAAGTAACCTATCCAACCACTGAAGCTGAGCTCATATCAATCGTGGCTGCAGCTACTAAAACCGGACGGAAAATGCGTGTAACCACAAGATATTCCCATAGCATCACTAAACTCGTGTGTGTCGACGGAACGGACGGTTTGTTCATAAGCACAAAGTTTCTAAACCACACAGTGCAAGCCGATGCAGATGCCATGACCCTGACGGTTGAGAGCGGTGTGACACTTAGGCAGTTAATCGCTGAAGCGGCTAAGATTGGATTGGCGTTACCTTATGCACCATATTGGTGGGGACTGACCGTGGGTGGTATGATGGGAACCGGTGCTCACGGGAGCTCATTGTGGGGTAAAGGAAGTGCGGTCCATGATCATGTGACAGAGATCAGGATGGTTAGTCCTGGCTCGGTCAATGATGGGTTTGCAAAGGTTAGAGTTTTAAGCGAAACTACGACTCCTAATGAGTTTAATGCGGCTAAGGTTTCTCTTGGTGTTCTTGGTGTTATCTCTCAGGTATGATTCATAAAAACTTTGCTCTCTGTTATTTTGCATGCTATATGTTATGAGAATATCATAGTTCTAACACATTATTTATAATACAATTGTCCCATAAAGGTGACTTTTACATTGCAACCGATGTTTAAGAGATCGTTACGGTATGTTATGAAAAATGATTCGGATTTTGGGGATCAAGCTGTGACATTTGGAAAGAAACATGAGTTTGCGGATTTCATATGGTTACCAAGCCAAGGCAAAGTAGTGTATCGAATGGACGACCGAGTACTTGTCAACACATCGGGCAACGGTTTGTTTGACATTTTGCCGTTCCGTTCACAGCTCTCGGCGGCATTAGCCATCATAAGATCATCAGGTTCATCTTTTTTTCTAAAGCTTAGGCTTTCGTGTTTGTATATGATAAAAAAAAATTATAAAATTATCGATAGTAGTTCGCTATTTATTAAATGTTATAGTACACAACTTAAATTCTTCCTCATGTATTGTATTAATTAAGAGGAGACGCAAGAGAGGTTCAGAGATGCGAATGGGAAGTGTGTAGGAGCCACACTTATTTCATCTACACTGTTTGCTAGTTCATATGGTTTGACCAACAATGGTAAATAATTATTAGTTTATTCACTTTCAGATACAATATTCACTTTTATTGATTTTAACTCACTCATTTCCTATATTGTTGCGATTATTCACCGGCATTAGGCATTATATTCACCGGTTATCCCGTCACTGGAAGCCAAAACCGTATGATGTCGTCAGGATCATGCTTAGACAGTCTTCAAGATGGGTTGATCACGGCGTGTCCATGGGATTCACGTATAAAAAGCGAATTCTTTCACCAAACAACTTTCAGTGTTCCACTTACGCAAGTCAAAAGTTTCATCGACGACATCAAATCTCTTGTTAAGATCGAACGTAAATCTCTATGCGGACTTGAGCTATATTACGGTATTCTCATGCGCTATGTCACATCCTCTCCAGCTTATCTTGGGAAAGAAACCGAAGCTTTAGACTTTGACCTAACTTATTACCGAGCCAAAGACCCACTAACACCACGGCTTTACGAAGATTTCATCGAGGAGATTGAGCAAATTGCTTTGTTCAAATATAACGCATTGCCACATTGGGGTAAGAACAGAAACTTAGCGTTTGATGGAGTGATTAAAAAGTATAAGAACGCGCCAGCGTTCTTGAAAGTAAAGGAGAGTTATGATCCGACCGGTTTATTCTCGACCGAATGGACCGATCAGATCTTAGGGATCAAAGGAAACGTGACAATAGTAAAAGATGGATGTGCATTGGAGGGTTTGTGTATATGTTCGGAGGATGCTCACTGTGCTCCGACAAAAAGATATTTGTGTCGACCGGGAAAAGTTTACAAAGAAGCTAGAGTTTGTACACGTGTCAGTGGGATAAGTGTGATTCAATCAGTAAGTTATTAATATTCATTGCTTCTAAAATCAAAAAACATATTTTATGGATGGGTCGATATTTACTATGACGAGTTATTGCTAATGTTGTTGTAACCAAAATATAATAATGTGTGAATTATTACTATTTTTGTTCAAAATTAGCTCTATTAGTTTATACTTTCTACTTCTGAAAATAATGATTTTAGTAATTCATGAAATAATGTATACCTTTATACTGACGTGCGCATACCATGGCGTTCTTATCTTCAGCCTCCCATTTGTCTAAATAGTTTTAAGTTTACATATATAGTTTTAAGTTTACACATAAAATAAATTAGATGAATGAGATTTAGCTGAGTAAGGTATATATTTAGAATTAAAACAAATTTATCCCATTCAGTTTTCTACATAATAGTATAAATGTGTTTTATTTTATTCTTTTGGTAAAATAACTGGAGTTTTTGTTCATTCAATGTATCCGATCTAAAAGCTATATTATTTTTAGCAAAAGATATATATGAATGTTTTATTTGACATCTTTTAACCCTCTATCTAAACAACCATTCGCATAATCTCAACGATTTGTGTTTCTTTCAAAATAAAATTACTTGTGTTCACCCTATATTAAAGATACATGGAAAAATCCAACCAATGTGTCTTTTATAATAAAAACCCAACTAGTATGTGACTGCGTATTATATAGCTTGACATAGTCAAAGAAATCCAGAGTTGCTTTCTTAGATACTACGAGACTCGTATGCTTATTAATGTTTTTAAAATACAAACAAACTATAATGTGTGTATTTTACTGACAGTTGAGTTCTTATATGCTACGGAAACCGTATGATATTTAGTAGTTGAAACTTTCTTGTAGATATATATCGTTGATTAATTTACCATTAAGCTTTTCAAGTCATCGTTTTGAAATAAAGAAAAAGAACTGCATAAGCCGACGAGGCGAATATTTTGACTAAAAACATTTAGAAAATAAGGAGAAACAACAAACCAGGCATGCGGGCTACGGCAATGGGACTACCATGATGATAGGAGTATGGTTAAGTCTTTCAGACCATATTATTTAAATGAAATTAAGGTGACAGTAAAATTTTGATGGATCGGATGGGGTTAGTGGTTACTACTCTCTTAATTACAAGATAGCACGATAGATGCATCTTATCTCAACCTTTTCTACTTTAATAAACCAAAATATTTTTATTCAAATCGGTTTTAAACCGGCTTATACGCCACACAACTTTTATAAATAGAAAACATGTTTACAGAAAAAAATCCATTTGCAATACATTTGGCGAGAGTCAGACAAAACTCAATCAAAGCCGATGGTATTTAGTTATTCTCCTTCGTATGGTTTTCCCCAAAATGCTGTGGTCTGGCGTACCCTCCTCGGGTTACTTTGTATATTTACACTTGTGCTTACGGCAGTCTCAACACCACCTGAAGATCCTGTCAAGTGTGTGTCTGGGAATGCAAATTGCACAGTCACAAACTCGTATGGAGCCTTCCCTGACCGTTCCACATGTCGAGCTGCCAGCGTGGCGTACCCAACAACCGAAGATGAACTCGTCGCTATCGTGGCTGCAGCCACTAAAACCGGACAGAAAATGCGTGTAACAACTCGTTATTCGCATAGCATAACTAAGCTCGTTTGTACCGACGGGACCAAGGGTTTGTTCATAAGCACGAAGTTTCTAAACCACACGGTGCAGTCAGATGCAAAGGCCATGACCTTGACTGTTGAGAGCGGCGTGACACTTAGGCAGCTAATCTCTGAAGCCGCTAAGGTTGGATTGGCGTTGCCTTATGCACCATATTGGTGGGGACTGACCGTGGGTGGTATGATGGGAACCGGTGCTCACGGGAGCTCATTGTGGGGTAAAGGAAGTGCGGTCCATGATTATGTGACAGAGATCAGGATGGTTAGTCCTGGCTCGGTCAGTGATGGGTTTGCAAAGGTTAGAGTTTTAAGCGAGACTACGACTCCTAACGAGTTTAACGCGGCCAAGGTTTCTCTCGGTGTTCTTGGGGTTGTCTCTCAGGTTAGATTGATTATTTTTTGTGTTTTACTACAAAAGACAATATTATAGTTCTATGTCAATTTAATTACAACTTTTTGGCTGTGGTCTATACTTTTTTTTTAAAAGGTGACTTTTAAATTGCAACCAATGTTTAAGAGATCTTTAACATATACAATGAGAAATGATTCGGATTTCGGGGAACAAGCGGTGACTTTTGGAAAGAAACACGAGTTTGCCGATTTCTTGTGGTTACCAAGCCAAGGCAAAGTCGTGTATCGGAGGGATGACCGAGTTGCTGTCAACACGTCAGGCAATGGTTTGTATGATTTCTTGCCATTCCGTTCGCAACTCTCTGTGGCTATAGCCATCATAAGATCATCAGGTACGACTTTACATAACTTGTTTTGGACAACTCGACTTTACATAACTTTCTGAACTATTTTGTGCTAAGTGTTTGCATTTCAATAGTAAAATAAAGATACAATCTTGTTCATGACGTGTTTTACCAAACAGAAGAAACCATGATCTAATCTAAAATCTTATTTTGTTCACATTTCTACTCAATATGTTTTATTTTCATAAATTCCTTTTAAAAATTTCAAGTATGAAAACTTAATTAACCAAAAAACAAGCGACTTCTGAACCAAAATTTTCCATATATCAACGGCTTTTAAACGGTAGTTGATCCAAAACTGAAGAGAGACATACGTAATCAGGTAATTCTTGAAATAGTATTGTATTAAATTATAACTCTTGGATCCAAAACCGATACTGAAATATAATATATAGCATAATTGAAGTATGGTTGCCAAGAGATTATCAAGTGACCCACGATTCCAATATTTTTCTCCTTATTATATCATTTCTCTCATTGGATACAAAATGAAAAACGTTACTTTAATTTGTTTTCTTGTATGATTCAAGAGGAGACGCAAGAGAGGTTCAGAGATGCGAATGGGAAGTGTGTAGGAGCCACATTAATTTCATCTACACTGTTTGGTACCTCGTACGGTTTGACCAACAATGGTATATAATTTCGTTTTTACTTATCTACTGTTCATCGATTTCAAATACAACCTTTACTTACTCTTACCTCGATGTTTCAAATATTAACCGTTTTTAGGTGTTATATTCACTGGTTATCCGGTCATTGGAAGCCAAAACCGCATGATGTCGTCAGGATCATGTCTAGATAGCCTTCAAGATGGATTAATCACGGCGTGTGCGTGGGATTCCCGTATAAATGGCGAATTTTTCCATCAAACAACTTTTAGTGTTTCTCTCACTCAAGTCAAAAGTTTTATTAACGACATCAAATCACTTATCAAAATTGAACCGAAGTCTCTATGCGGCCTGGAGCTCCACTATGGTATTTTGATGCGTTATGTCACATCTTCTCCAGCTTATCTCGGGAAAGAGACGGAAGCCCTAGATTTTGACATAACATATTACCGAGCCAAGGACCCACTAGCACCGCGACTCTACGAGGATTTCATCGAGGAAATCGAGCAAATAGCATTGTTCAAGTATAACGCATTGCCACACTGGGGTAAAAACAGAAACTTGGCGTTTGATGGCGTGATTAAAAAGTATAAGAATGTGCCCGCATTCTTGAAAGTAAAAGAGAGCTATGATCCAACCGGTCTATTCTCGACCGAATGGACGGATCAGATCTTAGGTATCAAAGGAAACGCGACGATTGTAAAAAATGGATGTGCATTGGAGGGTTTGTGTATATGTTCGGAGGATGCTCATTGTGCTCCGACGAAAGGATATTTGTGTCGACCGGGAAAAGTTTACAAAGAGGCTAGGGTCTGTACACGTGTCAGTGGCATAAATGAGGCACTGTCAGTAAGTTAATTATCTACATCGCCTCTTATATCAGGAGCCGTTGTTGTTATACATTGTTTATGTTGTAATAATATTATAAATAATAAATGGCCTACTGTAATAAATGGCCTACTGTAATAAATGGCCAAAACTTTTTACTCATAAATATTAATATTTTCATTAATTAATTAAATGTTATATTATAAATCAAAGTAAACCAATAAAAAAGTTACAAGTGTTTGTAAAGTCTCTTTAAAACAGAAGTTGGGCTCTTCCCGTAGAATCTTTCTACGTCCTTTCTTTTTTTCTTGACTTTTTTCTTTTTCTTTCTTCTTTTACAATTTTTTTGTATTTTTAATTCTTCGGAGATCATGCAAAAATTTTGATGCTGATGCTTTAAAAACACCATTAGTGAGATATATCTTCCCTCGAGTACCTCAAGGTCCTCAACCATATTTTATTATAATATAAGTTATAAGTTTAATTAAATTTTAATTTTAAAAAACATAAACCACTTAAATATTGACACCTAAAACTAAAATCTCTAACACTTTTTTTAAACGCTTCTTCCAACATAAACGTCTCACAAGTTTTCTGTTATTCTTCCCTACTTTTTGATTTTTACTTATTATTGTAAGAGCATCTGCATCGCTAAAGTTTTTTATTATTATTATTATTTTTTTTCTGATTTAAAAAAAAATGCACCAATCGCGGACTGTCACGTGTCGGTGGAACCCGCGAATAGTGCAAAAGACACACAACACACGTTTCTTATTGTGCATACTTTGTTTACCGTTTTTTGCAAAATCGTGCCCCCATTTTAGAGACGCGTAGAGACGCGCGATATAGATGATCTAATACGTAGAAACAGTGAGAGAGACTTCCACTGCACCTGCCTTTATAGCCTGATTAATAATTAAACTGGATTGACTTATATGAATTACAAGAGTTATTCATATGCTTTTACGATAAATTATAGTTCGTAAATGTATATCGTCTGAAAATATGTTACAATCAAATACATATAGGGTTTCAATCGGCGGTGCGAAGGAAAATAATATATCTGGTTGTCGCGATCCGGTGCGATATACCGGATTCATGCTGGATCCATTTTTTAAAACAATCCATCGGTTAAAAAAAGAATCCGATTCAATTAGTTATGAACTGGATCGAGGTATACGTTGCCATGATCATAAAACTAATTTATCAATTAGTCAGAGAGGAGGGGTTTGCCTCAATGTTTGAGATTCATTGACCACGTAATTTATTAAAATTTTGTCTCATTGAC
Proteins encoded in this window:
- the LOC106340076 gene encoding probable L-gulonolactone oxidase 6: MTSLMSTLLLLQCVSTLVFTTISTPPDDPVKCVSGNSDCTVTNSYGAFPDRSTCRAAEVTYPTTEAELISIVAAATKTGRKMRVTTRYSHSITKLVCVDGTDGLFISTKFLNHTVQADADAMTLTVESGVTLRQLIAEAAKIGLALPYAPYWWGLTVGGMMGTGAHGSSLWGKGSAVHDHVTEIRMVSPGSVNDGFAKVRVLSETTTPNEFNAAKVSLGVLGVISQVTFTLQPMFKRSLRYVMKNDSDFGDQAVTFGKKHEFADFIWLPSQGKVVYRMDDRVLVNTSGNGLFDILPFRSQLSAALAIIRSSEETQERFRDANGKCVGATLISSTLFASSYGLTNNGIIFTGYPVTGSQNRMMSSGSCLDSLQDGLITACPWDSRIKSEFFHQTTFSVPLTQVKSFIDDIKSLVKIERKSLCGLELYYGILMRYVTSSPAYLGKETEALDFDLTYYRAKDPLTPRLYEDFIEEIEQIALFKYNALPHWGKNRNLAFDGVIKKYKNAPAFLKVKESYDPTGLFSTEWTDQILGIKGNVTIVKDGCALEGLCICSEDAHCAPTKRYLCRPGKVYKEARVCTRVSGISVIQSVSY
- the LOC106339293 gene encoding L-gulonolactone oxidase 2, with translation MVFSYSPSYGFPQNAVVWRTLLGLLCIFTLVLTAVSTPPEDPVKCVSGNANCTVTNSYGAFPDRSTCRAASVAYPTTEDELVAIVAAATKTGQKMRVTTRYSHSITKLVCTDGTKGLFISTKFLNHTVQSDAKAMTLTVESGVTLRQLISEAAKVGLALPYAPYWWGLTVGGMMGTGAHGSSLWGKGSAVHDYVTEIRMVSPGSVSDGFAKVRVLSETTTPNEFNAAKVSLGVLGVVSQVTFKLQPMFKRSLTYTMRNDSDFGEQAVTFGKKHEFADFLWLPSQGKVVYRRDDRVAVNTSGNGLYDFLPFRSQLSVAIAIIRSSEETQERFRDANGKCVGATLISSTLFGTSYGLTNNGVIFTGYPVIGSQNRMMSSGSCLDSLQDGLITACAWDSRINGEFFHQTTFSVSLTQVKSFINDIKSLIKIEPKSLCGLELHYGILMRYVTSSPAYLGKETEALDFDITYYRAKDPLAPRLYEDFIEEIEQIALFKYNALPHWGKNRNLAFDGVIKKYKNVPAFLKVKESYDPTGLFSTEWTDQILGIKGNATIVKNGCALEGLCICSEDAHCAPTKGYLCRPGKVYKEARVCTRVSGINEALSVS